In the genome of Candoia aspera isolate rCanAsp1 chromosome 4, rCanAsp1.hap2, whole genome shotgun sequence, the window AAGTAAATCAATTACCAGAAGAGGACATTCCTACAAGAGGCCATCTGTTTCACAGAACACTGTACTGGAGTTTGCCTAAAAATAGCTTATGCTAATAATCACATTCGTTACAGTAGCATTTCCCAATAtaatgtcttccagatgtgttgagtaTACAACTGTCAGGTTTCTCAGATCACATtgtctggaaattctgggaactgtaatcccAGAATTTCCAGAAACCTAATTCTGAATATTAGCTGCTGGAATATGATGTATTTTTGTCTGAAATAATCATTCTGCTTTATTGCCCCCTTGTTATATTATTGTATAACTTGTGGGTATGTGTTAAGAAACTTGTTTTCAATCTTAAATTGATCCGTCCGTTATGAAATGGACAGATAACTTTCCAAGCTCTACTCTTGAGATTTCATTTGATATCGTTTTTGTATGTTGTTGGTTGCAGCTTTAGGTTCTCTTCAGGGTTGGGGTTCTAATGAATTGTGATTTGtcaagtttaattaaaaaaaatatatcaaggtTAATAACTAGCTACTCTTCTCCAATCTAGCACACTGAATTTGAGGAGGAGATTGACCTGAAATTCCCAGATTTCTGGGAGCTGAGAAAGACTAGAGAATCTAGGATGTTAAAAGTCATGGTCATATTCATCTGCTTTCATTTTAGGTTCATGGCAAGCATCATGTTTTTTGTTCATGGCCACCAAGTTCTTTCCCTTGATATTCACAGAGGAAGGCATTATGTTGCTGCTGTGTATGAACATCATGTCATCTTGAATCCCAATCCAGCGGCTATCATTGGTCGACACACCGCACTACAATTGATGAAGAGAAATCTAGACATTTATGAAGAGCAAGTAATTAATGCAGCAAAACAGGTAGAACGTTAGTCTTtgccatttttaatataaaattttaCTACCATTGGAAGCTTCAAGaattaaagtaaaaacaaacagcTTATTGCAACACTCTAAATTGGCAGAGACAATAGTGAATGGACTAGCTTCTGTTGTATAATCATAAAAAACCAGTAGTCACTAAGGAAACATAGGCTTCAGGTATTTGAGCTGCAAGACTACCATGTTGGCTTCTTTTGACCTAGAATCTTAGatcacctttaatttttttagatCAACTAAGAATGTGACACTTAAGCAAGATGTACTATACTTTTCTGTAAGAGTTTCTTGCTTATGCATATCCTGCAAAGTACTTGAAGAAGGAATGTCATTTCCAAAACATCTTATTTCCTTCCAAACCAGTTGAATCCTTTATCAGTTAAGAATAATTCTGGAGTAAATTCTCAAATTCTGTTAAACCTGTTCCTGGATAAATGCTTTAATTTGCCAAGCAAAAATTAAAGAGTGTTTCGCTCATAATTTCCATGTAGTTTCCACTGAAACACAAATATGATCTATTAGTTTGTCCATGCTCCTTcaattatgaaattatttttatataaaagcaATTATGTGCATTAAACCATAGCTATTTAACACAGAAGACATTTTGTTTCACCATTGTCCTTTGgctgataaatatttttatttactattaGGGAGCACAAATAATTATCTTTCCTGAAGATGGAATTCAGGGTTTCAATTTCACAAGGACATCCATTTATCCTTACTTGGATTTCATTCCAAACCTGGACTCTCTAATATGGAACCCATGCAAAGAATTTTACTTATTCAACGACACTGAGGTATTAATTATTCCATTTCCTGTATTTTCATTATGAACTCTTCCaaataaaaatcacttaaaaGTTAAAATTGTGGTAACTAATTCAGTAGCCAGTTAACACAATACTGTAGTTcagtgcttttcttctttttacaagATAGCATTccagtttaatattttaaaaatcttttgctTTTACAGATTCTCCATCGACTCAGCTGTATGGCACTGAAAAATCATGTGTTTTTAGTTGTAAATTTAGGAACTAAAGAGCCCTGCACACAAACCGATCCCCACTGCCCACCAGATGGAAGATACCAGTTTAATACCAATGTAGTATTTAGTGACAATGGCACACTCATAGCCAGATACCGAAAACAAAACCTGTATTTTGAATATGCCTTTAATACTCCACCAGAGACAGATTATGCAATTTTTGATACACCTTTTGCAGGTAGATTTGGAATCTTTACTTGCTTTGATATCCTATTTTATGAGCCAACTGTGACCCTTATAAAGCAATACAACATAACCCAGGTTGCATATCCCACTGCATGGATGAACCAACTCCCACTTTTGTCTGCTGTAGAATTTCAACGAGCTTTTGcaactgcttttaaaataaatcttttggcAGCAAATATCCATCATCCTGACTTGGGTATGACAGGCAGTGGTATATATACACCAtcaaaatcattcattcattatgaTACAGAAAGCATGAATGGTAAGCTTATAGTTGTAGAAATTCCAGTTATTATATCAGATCATGAAGCTAATATGGAGAATAATGCAATGTCCTACAATGGTCAAAAGAGTTCTTCAGACTTTTATGTGGAGGAACAGATTTGCCATAAGGATCAAGAAACTGACTGTGAAATAGCAGAGAAACCATCCCAAGAACTTCCACCTGTATTTTATGAAATAATGATGTATGATAATTTCACCATAACGCCCTTACTAAATGCAGAAGGAAATATCAAAGTTTGCTCCAATACACTTTGTTGTAATTTAATCTACAAGCGATTagaaaaaacaaatgaattgTATGTTTTAGGAGTTTTTGATGATTTACATATAGTGCATGGAACATACTACATTCAAGCCTGTGTGTTAGTGAAATGCGGTGGACTTAACTATACTACCTGTGGGCAAGAAATCACAGAGGGATCTGGCCTGATAGATTTTCAGCTCCAAGGAAATTTCAGTACTACTTTTATCTTCCCTCTCTTGCTAAGATCTGGTGTCACTCTAGACTTTGCTGACCACTTGGGCTGGGAAAAAAATTCCTATGTCATGTACAAAACAGGAGGATCTTCTGGTTTAATAACAGCTGGTCTATATGGACGTTGGTATGACAGGGACAAAAATTAGCATTTGATACCAAACAAATAATGTCTCAAAATTATTAATGCAAGAACCTAATAAATGGGGACTGATATTCTGTGATGTGATTATTCAAACCATTGCGTTTTTACTAtacgtatacacacacaaacacacacaaaattggAATATGGCTTAAAGTTGGATTATTTCACCACAGTGCTTTGTCCATTAGAATTATTCAGATGTTTAGCAGGATGTGCCATCTCTGGCATACATTTGGAAGCAAATGTATCTTTGGTACAAATCCAGGAATAACTCCAAACTGTCCCTTTCTGTAGCCTTCAACCTTAGGAAAGGGAAGGGATCAACTATTGTACTGCAGTTAAGAATATTGTGCCTTTGTGACAATCACCTATCTTCTTCCAGTGTTTCTCCCTCATAGTCAATGCTTGTCTTCCAAACACTTTCCAGTATTTGTTGTCTACCCCTTACCCTGATTACTGTAGTCTGAAAGGG includes:
- the BTD gene encoding biotinidase isoform X2, with the translated sequence MEKRTTAAPLMLRGRHYVAAVYEHHVILNPNPAAIIGRHTALQLMKRNLDIYEEQVINAAKQGAQIIIFPEDGIQGFNFTRTSIYPYLDFIPNLDSLIWNPCKEFYLFNDTEILHRLSCMALKNHVFLVVNLGTKEPCTQTDPHCPPDGRYQFNTNVVFSDNGTLIARYRKQNLYFEYAFNTPPETDYAIFDTPFAGRFGIFTCFDILFYEPTVTLIKQYNITQVAYPTAWMNQLPLLSAVEFQRAFATAFKINLLAANIHHPDLGMTGSGIYTPSKSFIHYDTESMNGKLIVVEIPVIISDHEANMENNAMSYNGQKSSSDFYVEEQICHKDQETDCEIAEKPSQELPPVFYEIMMYDNFTITPLLNAEGNIKVCSNTLCCNLIYKRLEKTNELYVLGVFDDLHIVHGTYYIQACVLVKCGGLNYTTCGQEITEGSGLIDFQLQGNFSTTFIFPLLLRSGVTLDFADHLGWEKNSYVMYKTGGSSGLITAGLYGRWYDRDKN
- the BTD gene encoding biotinidase isoform X1, with the protein product MEKRTTAAPLMLRFMASIMFFVHGHQVLSLDIHRGRHYVAAVYEHHVILNPNPAAIIGRHTALQLMKRNLDIYEEQVINAAKQGAQIIIFPEDGIQGFNFTRTSIYPYLDFIPNLDSLIWNPCKEFYLFNDTEILHRLSCMALKNHVFLVVNLGTKEPCTQTDPHCPPDGRYQFNTNVVFSDNGTLIARYRKQNLYFEYAFNTPPETDYAIFDTPFAGRFGIFTCFDILFYEPTVTLIKQYNITQVAYPTAWMNQLPLLSAVEFQRAFATAFKINLLAANIHHPDLGMTGSGIYTPSKSFIHYDTESMNGKLIVVEIPVIISDHEANMENNAMSYNGQKSSSDFYVEEQICHKDQETDCEIAEKPSQELPPVFYEIMMYDNFTITPLLNAEGNIKVCSNTLCCNLIYKRLEKTNELYVLGVFDDLHIVHGTYYIQACVLVKCGGLNYTTCGQEITEGSGLIDFQLQGNFSTTFIFPLLLRSGVTLDFADHLGWEKNSYVMYKTGGSSGLITAGLYGRWYDRDKN